A single window of Arcobacter venerupis DNA harbors:
- a CDS encoding aminotransferase class V-fold PLP-dependent enzyme — translation MKKCNLKIVAIIQARCGSTRLEGKVMKKLYSLSLLEHIIERVQNVDLIDEIIVATTINEEDDKIEKLFRNSKVKVFRGSKDNVLERFYLSANKYEADVIVRITSDDPFKDPEVIKKALELLLDNNTLDYVSNTIEPTYPEGIDIEVFTMNALRKAYTQAQLLSEKEHVTPYIWKNTDKFNVLNFKYKTNISEMRWTIDYEEDFVFAKKVYEELYPLKKIFLMDDILSLIKNKNIKNTSMIERNEGYKKSLKEEGKMERIGELERKYVLEVLDTQFRTSKGADFMTRFESKFAEVFNSNFAISHVNGTATMHSALEAMNIGNGDEVIVPPLTMSSTSLAVLHANATPVFADVDLDTFLIDPDSIEKNITSKTKAIIVVSLYGNSPDMTKIVEIAKKYNLYVIEDNAQSFLSFHKNKLIGTFGDCSSFSFQSSKHLAAGEGGIITTDDEKLAIGIRKVSGLGYSTIGSKKAKITKEEIQHPSFLRHDFLGWNYRLSELNCAVALAQTERIVELVNIRKRNAKIYLEAINNCTWLRPQKVMEGDESSYWAFTMKLDIEKVSWEEFRKKYLDFGGSKYYGAWQLTYLEPLFQEKLFGRRKEFIQREYNKGICPNAEYLQPRLIQLKTNFIDEKDTINEAEILTKTIKYFEER, via the coding sequence ATGAAAAAATGTAACTTAAAAATAGTTGCTATTATTCAAGCAAGGTGTGGTTCTACAAGACTAGAAGGTAAAGTTATGAAGAAACTTTACTCATTAAGTTTGTTGGAGCATATTATAGAAAGAGTTCAAAATGTTGATTTGATTGATGAGATAATTGTTGCAACAACAATAAATGAAGAAGATGATAAAATTGAAAAGCTTTTTAGAAATTCAAAAGTAAAAGTTTTTAGAGGAAGTAAGGATAATGTACTAGAAAGGTTTTATCTTAGTGCGAATAAATATGAAGCTGATGTAATTGTTAGAATAACATCCGATGATCCATTTAAGGATCCTGAGGTAATAAAAAAAGCTTTAGAGTTATTACTAGATAATAATACTCTTGATTATGTAAGTAATACGATAGAGCCAACTTATCCTGAAGGTATTGATATAGAAGTTTTTACTATGAATGCTTTACGTAAAGCTTATACACAAGCACAACTTTTATCTGAGAAAGAACATGTAACTCCATATATTTGGAAAAATACTGATAAATTTAATGTTTTAAATTTTAAATATAAAACTAATATTTCAGAAATGAGATGGACGATAGATTATGAAGAAGATTTTGTTTTTGCAAAAAAAGTATATGAAGAATTGTATCCATTAAAAAAGATTTTTTTAATGGATGATATTTTAAGCCTTATAAAAAATAAAAATATTAAAAATACTTCAATGATTGAAAGAAATGAAGGCTACAAAAAATCTTTAAAAGAAGAGGGAAAAATGGAAAGAATAGGTGAATTAGAAAGAAAATATGTATTAGAAGTTTTAGATACTCAGTTTAGAACATCAAAAGGTGCAGATTTTATGACAAGATTTGAATCTAAATTTGCTGAGGTATTTAATTCAAATTTTGCAATAAGTCATGTTAATGGAACTGCTACAATGCATTCTGCATTAGAAGCAATGAATATAGGTAATGGAGATGAAGTAATTGTTCCTCCTTTAACAATGTCGAGTACAAGCCTTGCTGTTCTTCATGCAAATGCTACTCCTGTATTTGCAGATGTAGATTTAGATACATTTTTAATTGATCCAGATAGTATTGAAAAAAATATAACATCAAAAACAAAAGCAATAATTGTTGTCTCTTTATATGGAAATTCTCCTGATATGACAAAAATAGTTGAGATTGCAAAGAAATATAATTTATATGTAATTGAAGATAACGCTCAATCTTTTTTATCATTTCATAAAAATAAATTAATAGGAACTTTTGGAGATTGTTCAAGTTTTAGTTTTCAAAGTTCTAAGCATTTAGCAGCTGGCGAAGGTGGAATAATAACGACAGATGATGAAAAACTTGCTATTGGAATAAGAAAAGTTTCAGGACTTGGGTATTCAACTATTGGTTCAAAAAAAGCTAAAATTACAAAAGAGGAGATTCAGCATCCCTCTTTTTTAAGACATGATTTTTTAGGATGGAATTATAGATTAAGTGAATTAAACTGTGCAGTGGCTCTTGCTCAAACGGAAAGAATAGTGGAGTTAGTAAACATACGAAAAAGAAATGCAAAAATATATCTTGAAGCAATTAATAATTGTACTTGGTTAAGACCTCAAAAAGTTATGGAGGGAGATGAGTCATCATATTGGGCATTCACTATGAAATTAGATATTGAAAAAGTTTCTTGGGAAGAGTTCAGAAAAAAATACTTAGATTTTGGTGGTAGTAAATATTATGGAGCTTGGCAATTAACATATTTAGAACCACTATTTCAAGAGAAACTTTTTGGTAGAAGGAAAGAATTTATTCAAAGAGAATATAACAAAGGTATTTGTCCAAATGCAGAGTATTTACAACCTCGATTGATACAATTAAAAACAAACTTTATAGATGAAAAAGATACTATTAATGAAGCAGAAATTTTAACTAAAACAATAAAGTATTTTGAGGAAAGATAG
- a CDS encoding UDP-N-acetylglucosamine 4,6-dehydratase, with protein sequence MNDMLNLIGRTKELFTNDIKDNEDELKLIISSSSFLILGGAGSIGQAVTKEIFKRSPKKLDVIDISENNMVELVRDIRSSFGYIDGKFATYIIDVGSLEFDIFMEQNNSYDYILNLSALKHVRSERDPFTLMRMVDTNIFNTDKTLCQAIEKKCKKYFCISTDKAANPVNMMGASKRIMEMFVMRKSKEISISMARFANVAFSDGSLLDGFNKRILKQQPIVAPNDIERYFVTPQESAELCLMSCIFGNNRDIFFPKFDKNLHLMKFSDIAVKYLNKLGYEPYLCKDEEEARNLSKILPSEKKWPCLFTQSDTTGEKYFEEFFTNKEILDVDRFESMGIIKNEAIYDDEKLNNFTESINKLKNSRTWDKKDILNEFLKLIPDFEHIEKGKFLDEKM encoded by the coding sequence TTGAATGATATGTTGAATTTAATAGGGCGAACGAAAGAACTTTTTACTAATGATATAAAAGATAATGAAGATGAATTAAAATTAATAATATCTTCTTCATCTTTCCTTATTTTAGGAGGAGCAGGTTCAATCGGACAAGCTGTTACAAAAGAGATTTTTAAGAGAAGTCCAAAAAAACTCGATGTTATAGATATAAGTGAAAATAATATGGTTGAGTTAGTTAGAGATATAAGAAGTAGTTTTGGATATATAGATGGAAAATTTGCAACTTATATTATAGATGTTGGTTCTTTAGAGTTTGATATATTTATGGAACAAAATAATTCATATGATTATATACTAAATCTTTCTGCTCTTAAACACGTAAGAAGTGAAAGAGACCCTTTTACTTTAATGAGAATGGTTGATACAAATATTTTTAATACAGATAAAACACTTTGTCAAGCTATTGAAAAGAAATGTAAAAAATATTTTTGTATAAGTACAGATAAAGCAGCAAATCCAGTTAATATGATGGGTGCAAGTAAACGTATAATGGAAATGTTTGTAATGAGAAAATCAAAAGAAATTTCTATATCGATGGCAAGATTTGCAAACGTTGCTTTTAGTGATGGATCATTGTTAGATGGATTTAATAAGAGGATTTTAAAACAACAGCCAATAGTAGCACCAAATGATATAGAAAGGTATTTTGTTACACCTCAAGAAAGTGCAGAATTATGTCTTATGAGTTGCATCTTTGGGAATAATAGAGATATTTTTTTCCCAAAATTTGATAAAAATTTACATCTTATGAAATTTTCAGATATTGCAGTAAAATATTTAAATAAATTGGGTTATGAACCTTATTTATGTAAGGATGAAGAAGAAGCTAGAAATTTATCTAAAATTTTACCATCTGAGAAAAAATGGCCTTGTTTATTTACGCAAAGTGATACTACTGGGGAAAAATACTTTGAAGAATTTTTTACAAATAAAGAGATTTTAGATGTGGATAGATTTGAAAGTATGGGAATAATAAAAAATGAGGCAATTTATGATGATGAAAAATTAAATAATTTTACAGAATCAATAAATAAGTTAAAGAACTCTAGAACATGGGATAAAAAAGATATTCTTAATGAATTTCTTAAATTAATTCCAGATTTTGAACATATAGAAAAGGGAAAATTTCTTGATGAAAAAATGTAA
- a CDS encoding GDP-L-fucose synthase family protein produces the protein MKKNSKIYIAGHRGLVGSAILKNMQDKGYTNIIYKTHDELDLINQLAVKEFFELEKPEYVILAAAKVGGIIANSVYRADFIYENLQIQNNVIYQSYLNNVRKLLFLGSSCIYPKNSPQPISEDCLLESSLEYTNEPYAIAKIAGIKMCESYNLQYGTNYISVMPTNLYGPNDNFDLETSHVLPALIRKIHLAKLLNEKKYDDVIRDLGVNNFTEAEEYLMKFGVSAEQVEIWGTGNPRREFLYSEDMADACIFLLEKKDFKDTYNKDDKEIKNTHINIGTGKDLSIKELSELVKEIIGYKGKLFFNTDKPDGTMLKLIDTQKLDNLGWKYRMELNKGIQQVYQWYLSK, from the coding sequence GTGAAAAAAAATAGTAAAATATATATTGCTGGACATAGAGGTTTAGTAGGTAGTGCGATACTTAAAAATATGCAAGATAAAGGTTACACTAATATTATATATAAAACTCATGATGAATTAGATTTAATAAATCAACTTGCTGTAAAAGAGTTTTTTGAATTAGAAAAACCAGAATATGTAATATTAGCTGCGGCTAAAGTAGGTGGAATAATTGCGAATAGTGTGTATAGAGCAGATTTTATATATGAAAATCTTCAAATACAAAATAATGTAATATATCAAAGTTATTTAAATAATGTTAGGAAATTATTGTTTTTAGGAAGCAGTTGCATATATCCCAAAAATTCTCCACAACCAATTAGTGAAGATTGTTTATTAGAAAGTTCTTTAGAATATACAAATGAGCCATATGCTATAGCAAAAATAGCTGGAATTAAAATGTGTGAAAGTTATAATCTTCAATATGGTACAAATTATATTTCAGTAATGCCTACTAATCTTTATGGCCCAAATGATAACTTTGATTTAGAAACCTCTCATGTTCTTCCTGCTTTAATACGAAAAATACATTTGGCAAAACTTCTAAATGAAAAGAAATATGATGATGTAATAAGAGATTTAGGGGTAAATAACTTTACTGAAGCAGAAGAATATCTTATGAAATTTGGTGTAAGTGCAGAACAAGTAGAAATATGGGGTACAGGAAATCCACGACGCGAGTTTTTATATAGTGAAGATATGGCTGATGCTTGTATATTTTTATTAGAAAAAAAAGATTTTAAAGATACTTATAATAAAGATGATAAAGAGATAAAAAATACACACATTAATATAGGTACAGGAAAAGATTTATCCATAAAAGAACTTTCAGAATTAGTCAAAGAAATTATTGGATATAAAGGCAAACTTTTTTTTAATACAGATAAACCAGATGGAACAATGTTAAAATTAATTGATACTCAAAAATTAGATAATCTAGGATGGAAGTATCGTATGGAATTGAATAAAGGAATACAACAAGTTTATCAATGGTATTTAAGTAAATAA
- the gmd gene encoding GDP-mannose 4,6-dehydratase: MVEQKVALITGITGQDGSYLAEFLLKKGYIVHGIKRRSSLFNTDRIDHLYQDPHIENRNFILHYGDMTDSMNLTKIIQEIKPDEIYNLAAMSHVAVSFETPEYVANTDGIGTLRLLESVRLLGLEKKTKLYQASTSELYGKVQETPQSETTPFYPRSPYAVAKMYAYWITVNYREAYDIFACNGILFNHESPIRGETFVTRKITRATSKIVLNLQDKLYLGNLDAKRDWGHAKDYVKMMWMILQADEPEDWVIATGQTTAVRDFVKFAFEYVGINLKFENTGIDEVGIIDSFDKEKLENLKIDLSHLKIGDTLVCVDPKYFRPTEVDILLGDPSKAEKKLGWNREYNLQDLVNDMMASDLKLMTKDQYLKDGGYQIMNYFE, encoded by the coding sequence ATGGTTGAACAAAAAGTTGCTTTAATAACCGGTATAACAGGACAAGATGGTAGTTATCTTGCCGAATTTCTTCTAAAAAAAGGTTATATAGTACATGGTATAAAAAGAAGAAGCTCTCTTTTTAATACAGATAGGATAGATCATTTATATCAAGACCCTCATATTGAAAATAGAAATTTTATACTTCATTATGGAGACATGACAGATAGTATGAATCTAACAAAAATTATACAAGAGATAAAACCAGATGAGATATATAATCTTGCAGCAATGAGTCATGTTGCAGTTTCATTTGAAACGCCAGAATATGTTGCAAATACTGATGGTATTGGAACATTGAGATTACTTGAATCTGTACGATTACTTGGGCTTGAAAAAAAGACAAAACTATATCAGGCTAGTACTAGTGAACTTTATGGAAAAGTTCAAGAGACACCTCAAAGTGAAACTACTCCCTTTTATCCAAGAAGTCCTTATGCTGTAGCAAAAATGTATGCTTACTGGATAACTGTAAATTACAGGGAAGCATATGATATATTTGCTTGTAATGGGATATTATTTAATCATGAGTCACCAATAAGAGGTGAAACATTTGTAACAAGAAAAATTACAAGAGCAACCAGTAAAATAGTACTTAATCTTCAAGATAAACTTTATCTTGGGAATTTAGATGCAAAAAGAGATTGGGGACATGCCAAAGATTATGTAAAAATGATGTGGATGATATTACAAGCTGATGAACCAGAAGATTGGGTAATAGCAACAGGTCAAACCACAGCAGTACGAGATTTTGTAAAATTTGCATTTGAATATGTTGGAATAAATTTGAAATTTGAAAATACTGGCATAGATGAAGTTGGAATTATAGATTCTTTTGATAAAGAAAAATTAGAGAACCTTAAGATAGATTTATCTCATCTTAAAATAGGAGATACTTTAGTATGTGTTGATCCAAAATATTTTAGACCAACTGAAGTTGATATACTTTTAGGAGATCCCTCTAAGGCAGAAAAAAAACTTGGTTGGAATAGGGAATATAATTTACAAGATTTGGTAAATGATATGATGGCAAGTGATTTAAAATTAATGACAAAAGATCAATATCTCAAAGATGGTGGTTACCAAATAATGAATTATTTTGAATAG
- a CDS encoding mannose-1-phosphate guanylyltransferase/mannose-6-phosphate isomerase, with the protein MTNIILCGGSGTRLWPMSRTLFPKQFIRLFDNKSLFQLTVERNKFFCDKELIVSNAEQYFLAIDQLEELKEENSSYILEPIGRNTAPAIALACMSLEKDEIVFVTPSDHLIKNKKEYEKVVQEAKEFVNDGFLVTFGITPTFAETGYGYIEALGNDVKAFHEKPEYETAQKYFEGGNYYWNSGMFMFKAGVFLEELKKYSLSIYQSSKIAFENAKKENIIRIKYEDMININEDSIDYAVMEKSDKVKVIPSNIEWSDVGNFDSLSNELPNDENNNLIISNKHVSIIDLKDLIIIDTNDALLVSKKGSAQKVKSIVDNLKLYNNKLTSEHSIIYRPWGTYTVLEDSNGYKIKKICVKSGSRLSLQKHFHRNEHWIVLSGCATITKGSKKFILNPNESTYIKAGQLHRLENEGKLPLVIIEAQVGEYTGEDDIIRIEDDFCREDSK; encoded by the coding sequence TTGACTAACATAATATTATGTGGTGGGAGTGGCACAAGACTTTGGCCGATGAGTAGAACACTGTTTCCAAAGCAATTTATAAGACTTTTTGATAATAAATCTTTATTTCAATTAACTGTCGAACGTAATAAATTCTTTTGTGATAAAGAACTTATAGTATCAAATGCAGAACAATATTTTTTGGCAATAGATCAATTAGAAGAGTTAAAAGAAGAAAATAGTTCTTATATTCTTGAACCCATAGGCCGAAATACAGCTCCAGCTATTGCGTTAGCTTGTATGAGTCTTGAGAAAGATGAAATAGTATTTGTAACCCCAAGTGATCATTTAATAAAAAATAAAAAAGAATATGAAAAAGTAGTGCAAGAAGCAAAGGAATTTGTAAATGATGGATTTTTAGTAACTTTTGGGATAACACCAACTTTTGCAGAGACAGGATATGGATATATAGAAGCACTAGGAAATGATGTAAAAGCATTTCATGAAAAACCAGAATATGAAACAGCTCAAAAATATTTTGAAGGAGGTAATTATTACTGGAATTCTGGAATGTTTATGTTTAAAGCAGGAGTATTTTTAGAAGAACTTAAAAAATATTCTCTAAGCATTTATCAATCATCAAAAATAGCATTTGAAAATGCAAAGAAAGAAAATATTATAAGAATAAAATATGAAGATATGATAAATATTAATGAAGATAGTATTGATTATGCAGTAATGGAAAAATCAGATAAGGTAAAAGTAATACCTTCAAATATAGAGTGGTCAGATGTCGGTAACTTTGATTCACTTTCTAATGAATTACCAAATGATGAAAATAACAACCTCATTATTTCAAACAAACATGTTTCTATAATAGATTTAAAAGATTTGATTATAATAGATACTAATGATGCACTATTAGTTTCAAAAAAAGGTTCAGCTCAAAAAGTTAAAAGTATAGTTGATAATTTAAAACTTTATAATAATAAATTGACATCAGAACATTCAATAATTTATCGACCATGGGGAACATATACTGTTCTTGAAGATTCAAATGGATATAAAATAAAAAAAATATGTGTTAAATCAGGATCTAGATTAAGCTTACAAAAACATTTTCATAGAAATGAACATTGGATAGTATTAAGCGGATGTGCAACTATTACAAAAGGTTCAAAAAAGTTTATTTTGAATCCTAATGAAAGTACATATATAAAAGCAGGTCAACTTCACAGATTGGAAAATGAAGGTAAATTACCCCTTGTAATAATAGAAGCTCAAGTAGGTGAGTACACAGGAGAAGATGATATTATAAGAATTGAAGATGATTTTTGTAGAGAGGATAGTAAATAA
- the rfbD gene encoding dTDP-4-dehydrorhamnose reductase, which yields MSNLNILVTGSTGQLGSEIKELSSKYPYDFFFTNRISLDITNKEKIKSFCQTNKINVIINCAAYTAVDKAEKDEKNADIVNRKAIKKLALVSKKLNIKLIHISTDYVFDGKNFKPYCEENQANPQGVYGKTKLEGEKELININPKNSIIIRTSWLYSYYGNNFVKTMLRLGKEKDSLEIIFDQIGTPTHAKDLAKIILDILPKIQNEKVEIYNYSNEGVLSWYDFAKEIMKMSKLDCKINPIQTYQYPTLAKRPHISLLNKSKIKQKFNITIPYWKDSLDDCLRRLGERK from the coding sequence ATGTCTAATTTAAATATATTAGTTACTGGTTCAACTGGACAATTAGGAAGTGAAATAAAAGAATTGTCATCAAAATATCCTTATGATTTTTTTTTTACAAATAGGATAAGTTTAGATATAACAAATAAAGAAAAAATAAAAAGCTTTTGTCAAACTAATAAAATAAATGTAATAATTAATTGTGCAGCATATACAGCAGTTGATAAAGCAGAAAAAGATGAAAAAAACGCCGATATAGTAAATAGAAAAGCTATAAAGAAACTGGCATTAGTATCTAAAAAACTTAATATAAAATTAATACATATTAGTACAGATTATGTATTTGATGGTAAGAATTTTAAACCATACTGCGAAGAGAACCAAGCTAATCCACAAGGTGTGTATGGCAAAACAAAACTTGAAGGTGAAAAAGAACTAATAAATATTAATCCTAAAAATTCTATAATTATAAGAACTTCTTGGCTATATAGCTATTATGGAAATAATTTTGTAAAAACTATGTTAAGACTTGGTAAAGAAAAAGACTCCTTAGAAATAATTTTTGATCAAATAGGAACTCCTACTCATGCAAAAGATTTAGCCAAAATAATTTTAGATATTTTACCAAAAATACAAAATGAAAAAGTAGAAATTTACAATTATTCAAATGAGGGAGTATTATCTTGGTATGATTTTGCTAAAGAGATAATGAAAATGTCAAAGTTAGATTGTAAAATAAATCCGATACAGACTTACCAATATCCTACACTAGCTAAAAGACCACATATTTCTTTATTAAATAAATCAAAAATAAAACAAAAGTTCAATATAACTATTCCTTATTGGAAAGATAGTTTAGATGATTGTTTAAGAAGATTGGGAGAGCGGAAATAA
- the rfbC gene encoding dTDP-4-dehydrorhamnose 3,5-epimerase, whose translation MNFIRTTIPDVIICEPEIFADERGYFVETFREDKLENFLGFKVNFCQDSESKSSYGVLRGLHYQIPPYAQTKLVRVIKGKVLDIAIDIRKGSPTFGKYTAVELSEYNKKQLFIPIGFAHGFVVLSEDAIFTYKVDSYYCPEYERGIAFDDKDIDINWQINQSELQLSLKDTKQPKFKDIEELFKFESNYYV comes from the coding sequence TTGAATTTTATAAGAACTACAATTCCTGATGTAATAATTTGTGAACCCGAAATATTTGCAGATGAACGAGGATATTTTGTTGAGACTTTTAGAGAAGATAAATTAGAAAATTTTTTAGGATTTAAAGTAAACTTTTGCCAAGATAGTGAAAGTAAGTCTTCTTATGGAGTATTAAGAGGACTTCATTATCAAATACCACCTTATGCTCAAACCAAATTAGTAAGAGTTATTAAAGGAAAAGTTCTAGATATAGCCATTGATATAAGGAAAGGTAGTCCTACTTTTGGAAAATATACAGCAGTAGAATTAAGTGAATATAATAAAAAACAACTTTTTATTCCTATTGGATTTGCTCATGGGTTTGTAGTTTTATCAGAAGATGCAATTTTTACATATAAAGTAGATAGTTACTATTGCCCTGAGTATGAGAGAGGAATAGCTTTTGATGACAAGGATATAGATATAAATTGGCAAATCAATCAATCTGAATTACAACTATCTTTAAAAGATACGAAACAACCTAAATTTAAGGATATAGAAGAGTTATTTAAATTTGAGTCAAATTACTATGTCTAA
- the cysC gene encoding adenylyl-sulfate kinase, whose product MEEKNIVWHDTNITKNDRNSLLNQKPCVLWFTGLSGSGKSTIANAVERKLFNKSRKTYLLDGDNVRHGLNKDLGFLESDRIENIRRIGEVSKLFVDAGLIVLTAFISPFKSDRQIAKSLVGYDEFIEIFIDTPLEICEERDSKGFYKKARSGAIKNFTGIDSPYEKPENPQIHIKTAKNTVEECVDIIINHLIKFGYIEENNDYSI is encoded by the coding sequence TTGGAAGAAAAAAATATAGTTTGGCATGATACAAATATAACTAAAAATGACAGAAATAGTTTATTAAATCAAAAACCTTGTGTATTATGGTTTACAGGACTTAGTGGGAGTGGAAAGTCAACAATTGCAAATGCTGTTGAAAGAAAATTATTTAATAAAAGTAGAAAAACATATTTACTTGATGGCGATAATGTTAGGCATGGTTTAAATAAAGATTTAGGTTTCCTTGAATCCGATAGGATTGAAAATATAAGAAGAATAGGTGAAGTAAGTAAACTTTTTGTAGATGCAGGTCTTATTGTATTAACAGCCTTTATTAGCCCTTTTAAAAGTGATAGACAAATAGCAAAGAGTTTAGTTGGATATGATGAATTTATAGAAATATTTATTGATACTCCTCTTGAGATTTGCGAAGAAAGGGATTCAAAAGGATTTTATAAAAAAGCTAGAAGTGGTGCAATTAAAAATTTTACAGGAATAGATTCTCCTTATGAAAAACCAGAAAATCCACAAATTCATATAAAAACAGCTAAAAATACTGTAGAAGAATGTGTAGATATTATAATAAATCATTTAATTAAATTTGGTTATATAGAAGAAAACAATGATTATTCAATTTAG
- a CDS encoding DUF7281 domain-containing protein: protein MPINITISNFKAIKILLRDKYVAKSIFSSKKLLEEFIGCNCIYISGKPQQIYLNDEEALFGVIKTNGYKVTSIEDLDYFIKENENPKSRDEIADNYSHTKRVESKSFNGLMINVLDKVEVICNDKKQYLYAMEGMGLFIHYSSKLQLDDEVIVVGVENPQVVWYINKYKHLFNKEKKYLFLCISEYKTTYQYKWLESFLGEYLHFGDFDLAGINIYLNTIVPKLKNCKSHSYLIPDDIYEKIKKRNYQKDYSKQTRYLNIESKFEPKLQELISFIKDTKSTFEQEMLKKDIDY, encoded by the coding sequence ATGCCAATTAATATAACTATTAGTAATTTCAAAGCTATAAAAATACTTTTAAGAGATAAATATGTAGCCAAAAGTATTTTTAGTTCTAAAAAACTCTTAGAAGAGTTTATTGGATGTAATTGCATTTATATTAGTGGAAAACCACAACAAATATATTTAAATGATGAAGAAGCACTTTTTGGAGTGATTAAAACAAATGGATATAAGGTAACTTCTATAGAAGATTTAGATTATTTTATAAAAGAAAATGAAAATCCTAAAAGTCGTGATGAAATTGCAGATAATTATTCCCATACAAAAAGAGTTGAATCAAAAAGTTTTAATGGTCTAATGATAAATGTACTTGATAAAGTAGAAGTTATATGTAATGACAAAAAACAATATTTATATGCAATGGAAGGAATGGGTTTATTTATACATTATTCTTCAAAACTACAACTAGACGATGAGGTAATAGTAGTTGGCGTAGAAAATCCCCAAGTAGTGTGGTATATAAATAAATATAAACACCTATTTAATAAAGAAAAAAAGTATCTATTTTTATGTATAAGTGAATACAAAACAACTTATCAATATAAATGGCTTGAATCATTTTTGGGAGAATATCTTCATTTTGGAGATTTTGATTTAGCAGGTATTAATATTTATCTTAACACAATTGTTCCAAAATTAAAAAATTGCAAATCACACTCTTATTTGATACCAGATGATATTTATGAAAAAATCAAAAAAAGAAATTACCAAAAAGATTATTCAAAGCAAACGAGATATTTGAACATAGAATCAAAATTTGAACCTAAGTTACAAGAGTTAATATCTTTTATAAAAGATACTAAATCAACTTTTGAGCAAGAAATGTTAAAAAAGGATATTGATTATTAA